In Planctomycetota bacterium, the sequence GCGTGCTGGCCATCGTCGCCCAGCAGCTTCCCTTCGGCCAGGCAGCACTCGGCTACAGCGCGTATCCGATCGAGGACGACGAAGTCGGCGCAAACCGCCGAATGGCCGTCCAGTTCTACAAGACCGAGCGCGGCGGCGACACGACCATCGACGTGCCCAACGTCGTCCAGACCGACATCGGCAGCGATGAAGATCGGCAGGCGATGTGGCTGCCCGTCGACCAATGGGTGCTTGGCATGATGCACGCCGTCAGCAGCCCGACCGGCTCACTCACCGGCGCGACCGCGGTCGACGAGGTCTACCCCGGCGGGCCGACCGGTTACGTCGACGCGCTCTTCGGCCGTCGCATCGGCGTTCAGCTGGGAGCTCAGCGCGTCGCGATCAACAACGACGAACGGACCGACGTCCAACTCCACCCGCAGGGCGCGCTCTTCGCCATCACCGTCGGGGAGGACGGCCAGTTCGACGAGCCTCTGCCCGCCGTTGCGGGTGACGACTGGCCCAGCGCCCGCCCGAGCGTCAACAGCCGCTACACGCCCACCAGCGGCACGACGGCCGTCGTCCTGCGGCTGCAGTTCGGCCCCGACGCCGGCGACGGTTACACCCGATTCGGGCCCGGCAACGCGAGGCTCGTCGTGGACGGCGAGCAGTACTTCCCGGTCGGCACACTGGAGTCGTCTCAGCTGTTCGTTCGCCACGCGCCCGACGATCGCCTGCTCGCCCCGCAGGGCGTCGACCTGGTCTACGAGCTGCCGACGAGCTTGACGCAAGGGGCACCTGCCCGTCTGCCAAACAACGCGTTCCTTGAGTTCAAGACCTACGCCCGCGTCGCGCTGGGCGGCCAGCAGATCTTCCGCTACGTGACGGAGTCCGGGAACGCCCAGGTCCTCCGCAAGCAGACGGTCCGCATGAGCATCATCGAAGCGCTCAACCTCGGCGACGCGTCGACGAACACCACGGCTTTTGACGAGATGCGGTCCGCGCTCCCCGCCGAACCACCATCTGCCGCCGAGGCCGAGACGGCGTACTTCGGCGGCGACGAAGTCCCCGAGGGCACCGGCGAGACGACCGTGACGCCTTCGAGCAGTGCGGGCGACTCCGGTGGCGACGACGCACCCGCGGGTGGGAGCAACCCGATGAACACCATTCGCGGAGAGGCAGCCGAACGCGAAAAGATCCTTGGCGGCGAATGAGCCTCCGCCGCGTCAACCTCTACAGCGACACGCAGACCCAGCCCACGCCTGCCATGCGC encodes:
- a CDS encoding CvpA family protein, with the protein product MILSIICIVLLGLVAFFHYTQGLFSSTVSAACAAIALFVAFGYHETVALTVGPETLGSYGMPLSLAALFGVTYMVLRTVLDNFLPKNVRYPVVFDKVGAAVAGLFVGVIASGVLAIVAQQLPFGQAALGYSAYPIEDDEVGANRRMAVQFYKTERGGDTTIDVPNVVQTDIGSDEDRQAMWLPVDQWVLGMMHAVSSPTGSLTGATAVDEVYPGGPTGYVDALFGRRIGVQLGAQRVAINNDERTDVQLHPQGALFAITVGEDGQFDEPLPAVAGDDWPSARPSVNSRYTPTSGTTAVVLRLQFGPDAGDGYTRFGPGNARLVVDGEQYFPVGTLESSQLFVRHAPDDRLLAPQGVDLVYELPTSLTQGAPARLPNNAFLEFKTYARVALGGQQIFRYVTESGNAQVLRKQTVRMSIIEALNLGDASTNTTAFDEMRSALPAEPPSAAEAETAYFGGDEVPEGTGETTVTPSSSAGDSGGDDAPAGGSNPMNTIRGEAAEREKILGGE